From the genome of Pelobacter propionicus DSM 2379, one region includes:
- a CDS encoding ExeA family protein, which translates to MNDKTLLALYGLKYNPFVPALPVEALWPLPGAELFARRLESLVSQGGFSLITGEPGYGKSKTLQWLGARLGQLPDIVVGVMERPQSKVADFYRELGELFGVQLNPANRYGGFKALRERWRAHCAATLLRPLLLVDEAQEVSSECLTELRLLQSASFDSQSLLFTVLCGDARLPQRFRTPELLPLGSRIRARLELSALTPQELASYLDYVLQKAGAPQLIAPELIQTLATHAHGNLRVLTHMAAELLTAAAERNLPRIDEPLYFDLFTPPVRQPRRS; encoded by the coding sequence ATGAACGATAAGACTCTCCTGGCCCTCTACGGGCTCAAGTACAACCCGTTCGTGCCGGCGCTTCCCGTGGAGGCGCTCTGGCCGCTGCCGGGCGCCGAACTCTTTGCCCGGCGCCTGGAGTCCCTGGTCTCCCAGGGCGGGTTCTCCCTGATCACCGGTGAGCCGGGCTACGGCAAATCGAAGACCCTGCAGTGGCTTGGCGCCCGCCTGGGACAACTGCCCGACATCGTAGTGGGGGTGATGGAGCGCCCCCAAAGCAAGGTCGCCGATTTCTATCGCGAGCTTGGAGAGCTATTCGGCGTTCAGCTCAATCCCGCCAACCGGTATGGCGGATTCAAGGCGCTGCGTGAGCGCTGGCGCGCACACTGTGCAGCGACTCTCTTGCGCCCGCTGCTCCTGGTCGATGAGGCTCAGGAGGTCAGCTCCGAGTGCCTGACCGAACTGAGGCTCCTGCAAAGCGCGAGCTTCGACTCCCAGAGCCTGCTCTTCACCGTGCTGTGCGGCGACGCCCGGCTCCCCCAGCGCTTCCGCACCCCGGAACTCCTACCCTTGGGCAGTCGCATCCGCGCCCGCCTGGAACTCTCCGCGCTCACCCCGCAGGAGCTGGCTTCCTACCTGGACTACGTCCTGCAGAAAGCCGGGGCGCCCCAGTTGATCGCACCGGAGCTGATCCAAACCCTGGCAACCCATGCACACGGAAACCTGCGGGTGCTCACACACATGGCGGCGGAACTGCTCACCGCCGCCGCCGAGCGCAACCTCCCGCGCATCGACGAACCCCTCTACTTCGACCTATTCACTCCTCCCGTGCGTCAGCCGCGCCGTTCCTGA
- a CDS encoding IS481 family transposase: protein MKKNVVPKQRWARFRLQVIGPLLASPAASGELQGKIRELSERVYRHPLLPEKSIRLGFSTLERWYYQAKDAADPIAALSRKARSDAGCQIALSEALLSALEVQYARYPRWTVQLHYDNLAAEVAQKPQMGALPSYQSVLRRMREKGWQKRREPANPTEGQRRAVRRRESREIRGYEASHVHALWHLDFHQGSLKVLDEEGGWQTPLVCAVLDDRSRLCCHLQWYLAESAQNLAHALTQAMLKRGLPRALMTDNGSAMLAEETREGLARLGVSHDTTLPYSPYMNGKQEVFWAQLEGRLMELLRGVSPLRLEFLNRTTQAWVEQDYHRRTHSEIGCAPIERLLAGPEVSRSAPDMDSLNLAFTRQVTRTQRKSDATVTVEGVRFEVPSRFRHLPRLTLRHAGWDVSRMVLVDPDSCNPLARLLPQDKEKNASGQRRTLEPVAAQSAQANASPEEMPALLRKWLADYAATGLPPAYLAVKEGPDER, encoded by the coding sequence ATGAAGAAGAATGTAGTCCCGAAGCAGCGCTGGGCCAGGTTTCGGCTGCAGGTGATCGGACCGCTATTGGCGAGCCCTGCCGCGAGCGGGGAGTTGCAGGGAAAGATCCGGGAATTGAGCGAGAGGGTGTACCGGCATCCCCTGCTCCCGGAGAAGTCTATACGACTTGGTTTTTCCACGCTCGAACGCTGGTACTACCAGGCGAAGGACGCCGCGGACCCGATCGCTGCGCTGAGTCGCAAGGCGCGTTCGGACGCCGGGTGTCAGATTGCGCTGTCCGAGGCGCTCTTGAGCGCCCTGGAAGTGCAGTATGCCAGGTATCCTCGCTGGACGGTGCAACTGCACTACGACAACCTCGCCGCCGAAGTGGCCCAAAAGCCCCAGATGGGAGCCTTGCCGAGCTACCAGAGCGTGCTTCGCCGAATGCGGGAGAAGGGGTGGCAGAAAAGGCGCGAGCCCGCGAACCCGACCGAAGGACAACGCCGCGCCGTCCGGCGCCGCGAAAGCCGTGAGATTCGCGGCTATGAGGCGAGCCACGTGCACGCCCTGTGGCACCTCGACTTCCACCAGGGAAGCCTCAAGGTGCTGGACGAGGAGGGGGGCTGGCAGACGCCCCTGGTGTGCGCGGTTCTGGACGACCGGAGCAGGCTCTGCTGCCATCTGCAGTGGTATCTGGCGGAAAGCGCCCAGAACCTCGCGCATGCTCTCACGCAGGCGATGCTGAAACGTGGGCTTCCCAGGGCTCTGATGACCGATAATGGAAGCGCGATGCTGGCGGAGGAAACCCGGGAGGGGCTGGCCCGACTCGGGGTGAGCCACGACACAACCCTTCCTTACTCGCCCTATATGAACGGGAAACAGGAGGTGTTCTGGGCGCAGCTTGAGGGACGTCTCATGGAGCTTTTGCGCGGGGTGAGCCCCTTGCGGCTGGAGTTCCTCAACCGCACCACCCAGGCGTGGGTCGAACAGGACTATCACCGCCGTACCCACAGCGAGATCGGCTGCGCTCCGATCGAGCGCCTGCTCGCCGGACCGGAGGTCTCCCGCTCGGCTCCCGACATGGACTCCTTGAATCTCGCCTTCACCCGCCAGGTTACGCGCACCCAGCGCAAAAGCGATGCAACCGTGACGGTCGAGGGGGTGCGCTTCGAGGTCCCGTCGCGGTTCAGGCATCTCCCCCGCCTGACGTTACGCCATGCCGGTTGGGACGTAAGCCGGATGGTTCTAGTGGATCCCGACAGCTGCAATCCCTTGGCCCGGCTGCTCCCCCAGGACAAGGAGAAAAACGCCTCCGGTCAGCGCCGCACTCTGGAACCGGTTGCGGCGCAGTCGGCCCAGGCGAACGCCTCACCCGAGGAGATGCCCGCACTGCTTCGCAAGTGGCTGGCGGATTACGCCGCCACCGGGCTTCCACCGGCCTATCTTGCCGTGAAGGAGGGTCCCGATGAACGATAA
- a CDS encoding helix-turn-helix domain-containing protein has product MIFDKHQMLTISQSARLLGVSRQKIYFMIDEGRLRAFQFGFTSRRFIPRSDLKEVMSGTEVMP; this is encoded by the coding sequence TTGATTTTCGATAAACACCAGATGCTGACGATCTCCCAGTCGGCGCGCCTGTTAGGGGTGTCTCGCCAGAAGATATATTTCATGATCGATGAGGGGAGGCTGAGGGCGTTTCAATTCGGATTCACCAGCAGACGCTTCATCCCCAGATCGGACCTCAAGGAGGTAATGAGCGGAACAGAGGTAATGCCCTGA
- a CDS encoding AAA family ATPase: MSKPTDLNDLHQFAGPEAVKACIEAAAPVTGAPSSTSEISPDEWPPAIDLVELSKKPPTPPRHIIDGWLPEGYATLLSAHGGTGKSTIALHQAVCIALGHDFFGLPVERRKVKYLSCEDRGDVLHWRLARTCTYLGVSIADLDGWLGLLDLVGHDTILFQSANGDETHITAAYRHLAARIRREGYQVVYVDGISDTYNGNENARAEVKAFVNCLLATIPLDGAVVLIGHVAKLTAFTKTSTEGYSGSTSWHNSVRARWYLYPETKFGEEAAEKTGELLLELQKSNLGPTSGAMRFRWDDSTGMFVGHTERSEGPMDRNFREQEEREGILAAFMTCPDGHIPAASSGPRTAFHVLSVQPNFPSSLRAGKAEKKRFWRHMEELRAMGFIEESTITRSDRHKMRVLVPTDKACGHAGNDENEHSQHITRNPKCGHAGNAALGVIGDIYPAHGPGIPTFTESDFEGVTP, from the coding sequence ATGAGTAAGCCGACCGACCTTAACGACCTTCATCAATTTGCTGGGCCGGAAGCTGTCAAGGCCTGCATTGAAGCAGCAGCACCCGTGACGGGCGCCCCGTCGAGCACTTCGGAAATATCGCCTGATGAATGGCCGCCAGCAATTGACCTAGTGGAGCTATCCAAGAAGCCCCCCACCCCACCGAGGCACATAATTGACGGGTGGTTGCCGGAGGGATACGCAACACTGCTTTCGGCGCATGGCGGCACGGGGAAGTCAACCATCGCATTACACCAGGCTGTTTGTATCGCCCTGGGACACGACTTCTTTGGATTGCCGGTTGAACGTCGCAAGGTGAAGTATCTCAGTTGTGAAGATCGGGGCGATGTATTGCACTGGCGGCTTGCCAGAACATGCACCTACCTGGGGGTTTCGATAGCCGACCTTGACGGCTGGCTGGGGCTGCTGGACCTCGTGGGCCACGACACTATCCTTTTTCAGTCAGCGAATGGCGATGAAACCCACATCACCGCCGCCTATCGCCACTTGGCTGCACGGATTCGGCGCGAAGGTTATCAAGTAGTCTACGTGGATGGTATTTCGGACACGTACAACGGGAACGAAAACGCCCGCGCCGAGGTGAAAGCCTTCGTGAACTGCCTCCTGGCAACTATCCCCCTGGACGGCGCGGTGGTTTTGATAGGACATGTTGCAAAGCTGACCGCCTTCACCAAAACCAGCACCGAAGGCTATTCGGGCTCTACCTCCTGGCACAATAGCGTTCGCGCCCGCTGGTATCTGTACCCCGAAACTAAATTCGGTGAAGAGGCCGCAGAGAAGACCGGGGAGCTGCTCCTGGAGCTCCAAAAATCCAATCTGGGGCCGACATCTGGAGCAATGCGCTTCAGGTGGGACGATTCCACCGGCATGTTCGTGGGACATACTGAGCGCAGCGAGGGGCCAATGGACCGAAATTTCCGCGAGCAAGAGGAGCGGGAGGGGATCCTTGCCGCGTTCATGACGTGCCCGGATGGCCATATTCCAGCGGCATCTTCAGGTCCACGTACTGCCTTCCACGTACTGTCTGTTCAACCGAATTTTCCCTCCTCGTTACGTGCTGGCAAGGCTGAAAAAAAGCGTTTTTGGCGTCACATGGAAGAACTGCGGGCAATGGGCTTTATTGAGGAGTCCACCATTACCCGCAGCGACCGCCACAAGATGCGCGTTTTAGTGCCTACAGACAAGGCTTGCGGGCATGCGGGCAATGATGAAAATGAGCATTCACAGCATATCACCCGCAACCCTAAGTGCGGGCATGCGGGCAATGCCGCACTAGGGGTTATAGGGGATATATATCCCGCACATGGCCCCGGTATCCCCACCTTCACTGAATCAGATTTCGAGGGGGTGACCCCATGA
- a CDS encoding toprim domain-containing protein codes for MNNPIDGFRQFMRNAGLEPPGEIVANGSLNRFTVPGDKPRSLNGWYVFHADTPAAGSFGCWKRQLNETWSAKEYHSMDPAEKAAYSAKMETIKRQREEEQVRIHAECRAWCADVWGKAEDATNDHPYLKAKGVKSFGLKCFRGSLLIPIQDIAGNIYGMQFIRPDGSKTFKTGTAKRGHFYSMGEGKGNTLCIAEGYATAASIHQATGYPVLTAFDAGNLKPVAENVRAKVPQLNIIICADNDQWTEGNPGLTKATEAARAVGGLLAVPFIEGVRHE; via the coding sequence ATGAACAACCCCATTGACGGATTCAGGCAGTTCATGAGGAACGCCGGGCTTGAACCTCCTGGCGAGATCGTAGCGAACGGAAGCCTTAACCGGTTCACTGTTCCCGGTGACAAACCGCGGAGCCTCAACGGCTGGTATGTATTCCATGCTGACACCCCGGCGGCCGGCTCATTCGGTTGCTGGAAACGGCAGCTCAACGAGACATGGAGCGCCAAGGAATACCACAGCATGGACCCGGCAGAGAAAGCCGCATACAGCGCCAAAATGGAGACCATAAAGCGGCAGCGGGAGGAAGAGCAGGTGCGGATCCATGCTGAGTGCCGGGCATGGTGCGCCGATGTATGGGGCAAGGCCGAAGACGCCACCAACGATCACCCGTATCTCAAGGCCAAGGGAGTCAAGTCCTTCGGGCTGAAGTGTTTCAGAGGTAGCCTGTTGATTCCCATTCAGGACATCGCGGGGAATATCTACGGAATGCAGTTCATCCGGCCGGACGGTTCCAAAACATTCAAGACCGGCACCGCCAAACGAGGACATTTCTACAGCATGGGAGAGGGTAAAGGCAACACGCTTTGCATTGCTGAAGGTTACGCAACGGCGGCAAGCATTCATCAGGCGACCGGCTACCCGGTTCTTACGGCTTTCGACGCCGGAAATCTGAAGCCGGTTGCCGAAAACGTCAGAGCGAAGGTCCCGCAGCTGAACATCATCATCTGTGCCGACAATGACCAATGGACCGAAGGTAACCCCGGATTGACCAAGGCAACCGAGGCGGCGCGGGCCGTGGGCGGCTTGCTGGCAGTACCCTTTATTGAGGGGGTACGTCATGAGTAA
- a CDS encoding DUF1700 domain-containing protein, whose protein sequence is MEYTRKVKSFLSRVEALLDKLPPAERVKALDEFEAHVMDLEANLVVDLFKKTEKKHQDVFVEMLKIHMACLLRDDPGFRVQHMGEWESLKHLANEYDHLGARWPIAA, encoded by the coding sequence GTGGAATACACTCGCAAAGTCAAATCATTCCTTAGCAGAGTTGAAGCACTTCTTGACAAATTACCGCCCGCAGAGCGGGTCAAAGCGCTCGATGAATTTGAAGCTCATGTGATGGATTTAGAGGCTAACCTCGTGGTCGATCTTTTTAAGAAAACGGAAAAGAAACACCAGGACGTATTTGTTGAAATGCTCAAGATCCACATGGCTTGTCTTTTGAGAGACGATCCTGGGTTCCGTGTCCAGCACATGGGCGAGTGGGAAAGCCTCAAACATCTCGCCAACGAATACGACCATCTTGGGGCGAGGTGGCCTATAGCGGCCTAA
- a CDS encoding helix-turn-helix domain-containing protein, which produces MLAPTKKHPIENTRFTGAPEIINRLRKYAQRIGALETADSIPATEVSPELLTNPAGIYLKGSRYREELTQVQLAEITGIPRRHISEMESGKRVIGKERAKKLAAALHVDYRMLL; this is translated from the coding sequence ATGTTGGCACCCACGAAAAAGCACCCTATTGAAAACACGCGCTTTACAGGGGCACCGGAAATCATCAATCGTCTGAGGAAGTATGCACAACGGATCGGAGCGCTTGAGACTGCTGACAGCATCCCCGCAACCGAGGTGTCACCGGAGCTTTTGACCAACCCAGCCGGTATTTACTTGAAGGGGTCACGTTACCGAGAGGAACTTACCCAGGTACAGCTTGCGGAGATCACCGGCATTCCCCGGCGACATATCAGCGAAATGGAGAGTGGGAAACGGGTAATTGGTAAGGAACGGGCCAAGAAGCTTGCGGCGGCACTGCATGTGGATTACAGGATGCTGCTGTAA
- a CDS encoding cytotoxic translational repressor of toxin-antitoxin stability system, with translation MSWTVNYCRAAEKQQQKLPERIRVLLDTLVYEIMKSGPVRGNWQNYGKLSGGLHHCHLKRGKPTYVAVWREEAGEIKIVEITYVGTHEKAPY, from the coding sequence ATGTCATGGACAGTCAACTACTGCCGGGCCGCTGAAAAACAGCAGCAGAAGCTACCGGAAAGAATCAGGGTGCTGCTCGATACCCTTGTTTACGAGATCATGAAGAGCGGTCCGGTCCGTGGTAATTGGCAAAATTACGGCAAGCTTTCAGGCGGGTTGCACCATTGCCACCTGAAAAGAGGCAAGCCGACCTATGTCGCTGTTTGGCGAGAAGAGGCCGGAGAAATCAAGATAGTGGAGATAACCTATGTTGGCACCCACGAAAAAGCACCCTATTGA
- a CDS encoding tyrosine-type recombinase/integrase — protein sequence MPEKIRLTQKRVADLQPVAGKQFDVWDAEQPRFAVRVSPRGRKTFFVMRRVKGKLVRATVGTFPEMNVDTARKMAAEMLVSMTAGVNPNIERKRERAQQKDKSRLLSAVFDSYLASGGKDGDIKASTKAAYRSAFRRLEKWQELKIDEIESEMVEQLHVSIVKDCGGYAANHSIGLLRALMKFAKVEGNPAADVAWAKETPRREAMPPEAIPGFLKALDQLKGDNGSDLFRVLLFTGMRKSEAMGLRWIDIDLENKSLHIEETKTGPPLNIPISGHLAAILEKRKERISSPWVFPSNSRVGHLTNDQQFCRELAALGVRVYPHLLRKTFTTIAASLIPGAMVDCLTGHVPQDVTGRHYTFPSVGQLRPHTEAVTKEILSLAGITTRSIK from the coding sequence ATGCCGGAGAAAATCAGGCTTACGCAGAAACGAGTTGCAGACCTTCAACCGGTGGCTGGTAAGCAGTTCGATGTCTGGGATGCTGAACAACCGCGCTTTGCCGTCCGCGTCTCTCCGAGGGGCCGCAAGACCTTCTTTGTCATGCGCCGCGTCAAGGGGAAGCTGGTACGCGCCACCGTGGGAACCTTTCCGGAGATGAATGTCGATACCGCTCGCAAGATGGCCGCAGAGATGTTGGTGTCGATGACGGCAGGTGTCAACCCAAATATAGAACGGAAGCGAGAACGGGCGCAACAGAAAGACAAGAGTCGTCTGCTTTCGGCTGTGTTTGACTCATATCTTGCGTCTGGCGGCAAGGATGGCGACATAAAGGCATCGACCAAGGCCGCGTATCGTTCGGCCTTCAGGCGTCTTGAAAAGTGGCAGGAGCTGAAGATTGATGAGATCGAGTCTGAGATGGTGGAACAGCTCCATGTAAGCATTGTGAAGGATTGCGGCGGGTATGCCGCCAATCATTCCATTGGGCTGCTGCGAGCACTGATGAAGTTCGCCAAGGTGGAGGGCAATCCCGCCGCGGACGTGGCATGGGCCAAGGAGACCCCCAGGCGGGAAGCGATGCCGCCGGAGGCGATCCCCGGATTCCTTAAAGCACTGGATCAACTGAAGGGTGATAACGGCTCTGACCTGTTCAGGGTGTTACTGTTCACCGGCATGAGGAAAAGTGAGGCCATGGGCCTACGCTGGATCGACATTGACCTTGAAAACAAGTCGCTGCACATCGAGGAGACCAAAACGGGACCGCCCTTAAACATCCCCATCTCTGGCCACCTGGCGGCGATCCTGGAGAAGCGTAAAGAGCGGATCAGCTCGCCATGGGTGTTCCCCAGCAACAGCCGGGTAGGGCACCTGACGAACGATCAGCAGTTCTGTCGGGAGCTGGCCGCACTTGGCGTGAGGGTATACCCGCACCTGCTGCGGAAGACCTTCACCACCATAGCGGCGTCACTCATCCCCGGCGCGATGGTGGACTGTCTGACCGGCCATGTCCCCCAAGACGTGACGGGAAGGCATTACACGTTCCCCTCCGTGGGGCAACTCAGGCCGCATACCGAGGCCGTGACAAAGGAGATTTTGAGTCTGGCGGGGATTACGACCAGGTCAATCAAGTAA
- a CDS encoding metal ABC transporter permease, translating into MNLIDILAYGFIQRALLAGTLIAVLCSVLGVFLVLRRMSLIGDGLAHVTFGSTAIALALKLYSASSLLVSLPVVLLSSLGILKLTEKARLNGDAAIGIVSSLGICLGITMASVGGGYNVDLLSYLFGNILSITPEEVWISAGLFCLVMTLLVLYYNELLAITFNEELARVSGVATNLINAVLVLLTALSVVLAMKLVGIMLISSLLILPAASALQLARSFRACVVLAAFQGGCSVVAGILTSFVTNLPASATVVLINLLFFSCAFLLRRLRNPSATA; encoded by the coding sequence ATGAATCTCATTGATATCCTTGCATACGGCTTCATCCAGCGCGCATTGCTGGCGGGGACGCTGATCGCGGTGCTCTGCTCGGTGCTGGGCGTCTTCCTGGTGCTGCGGCGCATGTCGCTGATAGGCGACGGCCTGGCCCATGTCACCTTCGGCAGCACGGCCATCGCCCTGGCACTGAAACTGTACTCCGCCTCTTCGCTTTTGGTCTCCTTGCCGGTGGTGCTGCTGTCATCCCTGGGGATCCTCAAGTTGACGGAAAAGGCGCGCTTGAACGGTGACGCGGCCATCGGTATCGTGTCGTCCCTGGGGATCTGTCTGGGGATCACCATGGCAAGCGTGGGGGGAGGGTACAACGTCGACCTGCTGAGTTACCTGTTCGGAAACATTCTCTCCATCACCCCGGAAGAGGTCTGGATATCGGCCGGCCTGTTCTGTCTGGTGATGACTCTGCTAGTCCTCTACTACAACGAACTCTTGGCCATCACCTTCAACGAGGAACTGGCCAGGGTCTCCGGCGTCGCCACCAACCTGATCAATGCGGTGCTGGTTCTGTTGACCGCCCTTTCGGTCGTTCTGGCCATGAAACTGGTGGGGATAATGCTGATCTCGTCGCTCTTGATCCTGCCCGCCGCCTCGGCCCTGCAGTTGGCGCGCAGTTTCAGGGCCTGCGTCGTACTGGCGGCGTTCCAGGGGGGCTGTTCGGTAGTGGCCGGCATCCTGACCTCGTTTGTCACCAACCTTCCGGCCAGTGCAACGGTCGTGCTGATCAACCTGCTCTTCTTCAGTTGTGCCTTCCTGCTGCGCCGCCTGCGCAATCCATCCGCTACTGCCTGA
- a CDS encoding metal ABC transporter ATP-binding protein has product MQAEVVRTERLGCSYYSGPVLENVSISVQAGDYVGIVGPNGSGKSTLVRALMGLNDIGSGSAELFGVPSERFSQWGRIGYLPQHVKLFNPVFPATVAETVALGLLSLKRFPRRMTRHDRHRVERILDELGVHDLAGKLIGELSGGQQQRVLLARALVNNPELLILDEPTAALDPETRERFYRLLRDINQDRRVTVLLVTHDMGTIGLYASKLLYLDKRVLFYGSFEEFCHSADMSLLFGEHSQHLMCHRH; this is encoded by the coding sequence ATGCAGGCCGAAGTAGTCAGGACGGAGCGCCTGGGCTGCTCCTACTACAGCGGTCCGGTGCTGGAGAACGTCTCCATCTCGGTGCAGGCCGGCGACTATGTGGGCATCGTGGGGCCCAACGGCTCCGGGAAGAGCACCCTGGTACGGGCACTGATGGGATTGAACGACATCGGCAGCGGAAGCGCGGAGTTGTTCGGCGTTCCCAGCGAGCGCTTCAGCCAGTGGGGCAGGATCGGCTATCTCCCCCAGCACGTCAAGCTGTTCAACCCCGTGTTTCCGGCGACGGTGGCCGAGACGGTGGCCCTGGGGCTTTTGTCGCTGAAACGCTTCCCCCGCAGGATGACGCGTCATGACCGCCATAGGGTGGAGCGCATACTGGATGAGCTGGGGGTGCACGATCTGGCGGGCAAACTGATCGGCGAGCTTTCCGGCGGACAGCAGCAGCGGGTGCTTTTGGCGCGGGCACTGGTGAACAATCCCGAACTGCTGATCCTGGACGAACCGACGGCTGCCCTCGACCCCGAGACCAGGGAACGTTTCTACCGTCTGCTCAGGGACATCAACCAGGATCGCCGGGTGACCGTGCTGCTGGTAACCCACGACATGGGCACCATCGGCCTGTACGCTTCCAAGCTGCTCTATCTGGATAAGCGGGTCCTGTTTTACGGCAGTTTCGAGGAATTCTGCCATTCAGCGGATATGTCGCTTCTCTTCGGCGAGCATTCACAGCACCTGATGTGCCACAGGCATTGA
- a CDS encoding metal ABC transporter solute-binding protein, Zn/Mn family yields the protein MTHDSIHQENVTCSFRRALAALCLALIALLAACGGTDGPRTTPPADGRLRVVTTLFPLYDFARSIAGERAQVSMLLPPGMEPHSFEPRPDDMLRINSAGLFVYTNPVMEPWAARIIQGVDPNRVRVINAGQGAGYRTVTPDGDADGHEHGHQHAGALDPHIWLDLDNAQLMVDNILSGFTAADPVNAAYYRGNASALKSRLADLDRRYRGGLASCERREFLHGGHYAFGYLARRYNLAYRSLSGVSSESEPSAARMAAMVRHIRESGAQYLFAEELLSPRLTETLAAEAGVRVLRLHGGHNLALDDFRAGVTFISLMDRNLVNLQKGLACRPK from the coding sequence ATGACCCATGACAGCATACACCAGGAGAACGTCACCTGCTCTTTTCGCCGGGCGCTGGCAGCGCTCTGCCTTGCCCTGATCGCTCTCTTGGCGGCCTGCGGCGGTACGGACGGACCCCGGACTACTCCCCCCGCGGATGGCAGGTTGCGGGTGGTAACCACGCTCTTCCCGCTGTACGACTTTGCCCGTTCCATCGCCGGAGAGCGTGCCCAGGTGTCCATGCTGCTGCCTCCCGGCATGGAGCCGCACAGCTTCGAACCCCGGCCTGATGACATGCTGCGCATAAACAGTGCCGGCCTGTTCGTCTACACCAATCCGGTTATGGAGCCCTGGGCAGCCAGGATCATCCAGGGAGTGGACCCGAACCGGGTGCGGGTGATAAACGCGGGCCAGGGTGCAGGCTATCGGACGGTCACCCCTGATGGCGATGCTGATGGCCATGAACATGGTCACCAGCATGCCGGCGCCCTGGATCCCCATATCTGGCTCGACCTGGACAACGCCCAGCTGATGGTGGACAACATCCTGTCCGGCTTCACGGCCGCCGATCCGGTTAATGCTGCCTACTACCGCGGCAATGCTTCCGCTCTGAAGTCGAGGCTGGCTGACCTGGACAGGCGCTATCGCGGGGGACTGGCATCCTGCGAACGTCGCGAGTTTTTGCATGGCGGCCACTACGCCTTCGGGTATCTGGCCCGACGCTACAACCTGGCCTACCGCTCCTTAAGCGGCGTCTCGTCGGAATCGGAGCCGTCGGCCGCACGCATGGCCGCCATGGTGCGCCACATCAGGGAGTCCGGCGCCCAGTACCTGTTCGCCGAGGAGTTGCTCTCACCCCGCCTGACGGAAACCCTGGCTGCCGAGGCAGGGGTGCGGGTGCTCAGGCTGCACGGGGGGCATAATCTGGCGCTGGACGATTTTCGGGCCGGGGTGACCTTCATCAGCCTGATGGATCGGAATCTGGTCAATCTGCAAAAGGGGCTGGCATGCAGGCCGAAGTAG
- a CDS encoding helix-turn-helix domain-containing protein: MTSSRVAPLFSSRWRLTGHGGGGYTDHHHFVCEFCRRLEGWERCDLDGMLDEVAQRSGVRVTSPILRINGLCAASRENQHDP; the protein is encoded by the coding sequence GTGACGTCGAGCCGCGTGGCACCGCTGTTCTCGTCCAGATGGCGCTTGACGGGCCATGGGGGAGGGGGGTATACAGATCACCACCACTTCGTCTGCGAGTTCTGCCGCAGGCTGGAAGGATGGGAACGGTGCGACCTGGATGGAATGCTTGATGAGGTCGCGCAACGCTCCGGGGTGCGCGTAACCTCCCCCATCCTGCGGATCAACGGCCTCTGCGCGGCCAGTCGGGAGAATCAGCATGACCCATGA
- a CDS encoding Bax inhibitor-1/YccA family protein, translated as MNRYDMEYPATTDRTVASQNTLVRQVYAWMGLGLTLTALVALVTISSPGLLGAVAGNRLIFFGLMIGELAMVAVLSAAINRLSGSAATLLFLGYSALNGLTLSVIFLVYTADSIGSTFLISAGMFGAMSVYGHLTSRDLTSWGSFLFMGLIGIVIASIVNIFLASDAVSWITSGIGVLIFTGLTAYDSWKIKALAAQGQTGRKPAILGALTLYLDFINLFLMLLRLLGDRRR; from the coding sequence ATGAATCGCTACGACATGGAGTACCCGGCGACCACCGACCGGACCGTGGCAAGCCAGAACACTCTTGTCAGGCAGGTCTATGCCTGGATGGGGCTGGGCCTTACCCTCACCGCCCTGGTTGCGCTGGTCACCATCTCGTCCCCCGGACTTCTGGGGGCAGTCGCGGGCAACCGCCTAATCTTCTTCGGACTCATGATCGGTGAACTGGCCATGGTTGCCGTCCTCTCCGCCGCCATCAACCGTCTCAGCGGCAGCGCCGCGACACTGCTCTTCCTGGGGTATTCGGCGCTCAACGGCCTGACCCTCTCGGTCATCTTCCTGGTCTACACCGCCGATTCCATCGGCTCAACCTTCCTGATCAGCGCCGGCATGTTCGGCGCCATGAGCGTCTACGGCCACCTGACCAGCCGCGACCTGACCTCGTGGGGCAGTTTCCTCTTCATGGGGCTGATCGGCATAGTAATCGCATCCATCGTCAACATCTTCCTGGCCAGCGACGCGGTCTCCTGGATCACGTCGGGGATCGGCGTGCTCATCTTCACCGGCCTGACCGCCTACGACAGCTGGAAGATCAAGGCATTGGCAGCCCAGGGGCAGACGGGGAGGAAACCGGCCATTCTGGGCGCCCTGACCCTCTACCTGGATTTCATCAACCTCTTCCTGATGCTGCTCAGACTGTTGGGCGACCGTCGACGCTAG